In Nostoc sp. GT001, a genomic segment contains:
- a CDS encoding DUF3493 domain-containing protein — protein sequence MVDQNPKNRLNSEQYASLKAEIAAPYRGLRQFFYIAFGASGSLGAFVFFFQVLAGRNVESALPSLALQVGIVALMVFLWRWEQRRQQRPQSGKNPNS from the coding sequence ATGGTAGATCAAAATCCTAAAAATCGCCTTAATTCTGAACAGTATGCCAGCCTCAAAGCAGAAATAGCCGCTCCTTATCGGGGCTTACGACAATTTTTCTACATTGCTTTCGGTGCTTCTGGTTCACTAGGTGCATTCGTCTTTTTCTTCCAAGTGCTTGCCGGACGAAATGTTGAGAGTGCTTTGCCAAGTTTAGCTCTCCAAGTAGGAATAGTTGCCTTAATGGTTTTCCTTTGGCGCTGGGAACAGCGTCGGCAACAACGCCCCCAATCAGGTAAAAATCCTAATTCCTGA
- a CDS encoding alpha/beta hydrolase has product MECLNSQIGNIIFDQISPVIYTPSRRADRQALRAALVLSASQDRQVSLIEIIKNYPTNEVEVDGNRLESVYRQLRRLQTNLQDLLGV; this is encoded by the coding sequence ATAGAGTGTCTAAATAGCCAGATTGGTAATATTATTTTTGATCAAATTAGTCCAGTTATTTATACACCGTCTCGGAGAGCAGATCGGCAGGCTTTACGAGCCGCTTTGGTACTTTCTGCTAGTCAAGACAGGCAAGTCTCGCTGATTGAAATTATTAAGAATTATCCTACCAATGAAGTGGAAGTTGATGGCAATCGCTTGGAGAGTGTATACCGTCAACTCCGCCGCTTACAAACAAACCTACAAGATTTATTAGGTGTTTAG
- a CDS encoding low-complexity tail membrane protein, with amino-acid sequence MHSFRSEPILWIHVAGLATLPVFLVLCLLFLSVGEPFLPVWVELVLVASIGVLPLLWMQLRRPFYIFALLGIALKPENLTERQRKILCLINTKLNRILALVAAVLSVWVLWNLYQIAPLVANSAKFLPQWRSLALVLAGLAFLGSNLFLQIPVSVMRVLVINETEFAGIEPLSLEKIKQDFTILGVRVNQIVPRLLQSLFRINTDS; translated from the coding sequence ATGCATTCATTTCGCTCTGAACCTATTTTGTGGATTCACGTCGCTGGGTTGGCGACGTTGCCTGTTTTTTTAGTACTCTGCTTATTGTTCCTGTCTGTAGGCGAACCGTTTTTGCCAGTCTGGGTGGAGCTAGTCTTAGTTGCCTCTATTGGTGTTCTACCCCTGCTATGGATGCAGTTGCGTCGCCCCTTTTATATATTTGCTCTTTTAGGAATAGCCCTAAAGCCAGAAAATCTGACTGAACGGCAGCGAAAAATTCTCTGTTTAATTAATACAAAGTTAAATCGTATCCTGGCATTAGTTGCAGCAGTATTATCAGTTTGGGTACTGTGGAATCTTTACCAAATTGCCCCATTAGTAGCAAATTCAGCTAAATTTCTCCCACAATGGCGTAGCCTTGCACTAGTGCTTGCGGGATTAGCCTTTTTGGGCAGCAATCTATTTTTACAAATCCCTGTGAGTGTAATGCGAGTTTTGGTGATTAATGAGACAGAATTCGCTGGCATCGAGCCATTATCTTTAGAAAAGATTAAGCAAGATTTCACCATTTTAGGAGTCCGGGTTAATCAAATCGTGCCCCGATTATTGCAATCCTTGTTTAGGATAAATACAGATTCGTAG
- a CDS encoding BrnT family toxin, producing the protein MQFEWDEAENLENLRKHEIDFADVPEMFESPMLIELDDRFDYGENRWFGIGFLGNGVAVVVWTERKNNVILIISARRANRYERQKLEKYLSY; encoded by the coding sequence ATGCAGTTTGAGTGGGATGAGGCGGAAAATTTAGAGAATCTTCGCAAACATGAGATTGATTTTGCCGATGTTCCTGAGATGTTTGAAAGTCCAATGCTAATTGAGTTAGATGATCGTTTTGATTACGGAGAAAACCGTTGGTTCGGTATAGGTTTCCTCGGCAACGGTGTAGCCGTTGTAGTTTGGACAGAACGCAAAAATAATGTGATTCTGATCATTTCAGCACGAAGGGCAAATCGGTATGAGCGACAAAAACTTGAGAAATACCTCTCGTACTAA
- a CDS encoding DUF1565 domain-containing protein, with translation MKYRGYHISLAKNFRLLSSSHLRYTLRVGAGLTAMLVVSSGSLLLPGQVNAGATYPESIAPTRTAQAPATAAAIYVNPATGADRAGAGATSAAPYKSISFALSQAQAGAVIQLAPGNYNQESGETFPLLLKPGVTLRGDEATKGQAILITGGGFYTSRTFAQQNITILAGQDTTITGVTVTNTNSRGTGVWVESTNPIIQNSTFTNSAREGVFVTGTGNPKVEGNLFVQNKGNGISIAKTAQGEIRSNLFQDTGFGLAIGGTSTPLIVENQIIENQDGLFISESAKPVLRKNVIQNNKRDGVVATVSALPDLGTNENPGGNLIRNNTRYDVNNATKTGKIVAVGNDIDQKKIFGSVDFVAASVDVPPGGPVAFKDVPANYWAKTYIEALASQNIIAGFPDGSFKPNEPVTRAQFATIVTKALTPAAKRPAIQFKDVASNFWAYAAIQSAYQSQFVSGYPDGTFKPQQQIPRVQALVALANGLGLTASNQNILSFYTDAAQIPNYAIAPVAAATARQLVINYPTVKQLNPNRQATRAEVAAFVYQALVNAGRAQPIPSSYLVTVQ, from the coding sequence ATGAAATATCGGGGTTATCACATTTCTCTAGCGAAAAATTTTCGCCTTCTTTCTAGCAGTCATCTCAGATATACTTTGCGCGTAGGAGCCGGACTCACGGCAATGCTCGTTGTATCTAGTGGTTCACTACTACTACCTGGTCAGGTTAATGCTGGTGCAACTTACCCAGAAAGTATCGCCCCAACTCGCACAGCGCAAGCTCCAGCAACTGCCGCAGCAATTTACGTTAATCCAGCAACTGGTGCAGATAGGGCTGGTGCTGGTGCAACCTCAGCTGCACCCTACAAAAGCATAAGTTTCGCTCTCAGTCAAGCCCAAGCAGGTGCTGTTATTCAATTAGCACCTGGTAACTATAACCAAGAAAGTGGTGAAACCTTCCCGCTTTTACTTAAGCCAGGGGTGACACTGCGGGGTGATGAAGCTACAAAAGGTCAGGCAATATTGATTACAGGTGGAGGCTTCTACACTAGTCGCACCTTTGCCCAACAGAACATTACAATCCTTGCCGGACAAGATACCACGATTACTGGTGTCACCGTCACCAACACAAATAGCCGGGGTACGGGTGTGTGGGTGGAGTCAACCAATCCGATTATCCAAAACAGTACTTTTACTAACAGTGCCAGAGAGGGTGTTTTTGTCACAGGTACAGGCAATCCCAAAGTCGAAGGCAATCTCTTTGTGCAAAACAAAGGCAATGGGATTTCAATTGCTAAGACTGCCCAAGGAGAAATTCGGAGTAACTTATTTCAGGATACTGGTTTTGGTCTTGCGATCGGTGGCACTTCCACACCTCTAATTGTAGAAAACCAAATTATCGAAAACCAAGACGGTCTTTTTATCTCAGAGTCAGCGAAGCCCGTATTGCGTAAGAATGTCATTCAAAATAATAAGCGGGATGGAGTTGTAGCAACTGTTAGTGCTTTACCCGACCTTGGCACTAACGAAAATCCTGGTGGCAATCTTATTCGCAACAACACTCGTTATGATGTGAACAACGCCACCAAAACAGGTAAGATTGTCGCTGTTGGCAACGATATCGATCAGAAAAAGATTTTTGGCTCAGTAGATTTTGTTGCCGCCAGTGTTGATGTACCCCCTGGAGGGCCTGTTGCCTTTAAAGATGTGCCAGCAAATTACTGGGCAAAAACCTACATCGAAGCTTTAGCCTCCCAAAATATTATTGCGGGCTTTCCTGATGGTAGCTTTAAACCAAATGAACCTGTAACCCGCGCTCAATTCGCCACTATTGTTACTAAAGCTTTAACGCCAGCAGCCAAACGCCCAGCCATTCAGTTTAAGGATGTAGCAAGCAATTTCTGGGCTTACGCTGCCATTCAATCTGCTTACCAGAGTCAATTTGTTTCTGGTTATCCCGATGGCACTTTTAAGCCACAGCAGCAAATTCCCAGAGTGCAAGCGTTAGTCGCTTTAGCTAATGGCTTGGGCTTAACTGCAAGTAATCAAAATATCCTTTCTTTTTACACCGATGCAGCCCAGATTCCTAATTATGCGATCGCTCCTGTTGCTGCTGCAACTGCACGGCAACTAGTAATCAACTATCCCACAGTGAAGCAACTCAATCCTAATCGTCAGGCAACCAGAGCTGAGGTTGCTGCCTTTGTCTACCAGGCACTTGTTAATGCTGGACGTGCCCAACCAATTCCTTCATCCTATTTGGTAACAGTTCAGTAA